In Streptomyces chartreusis, the following proteins share a genomic window:
- a CDS encoding DUF4429 domain-containing protein — protein sequence MAEIIQKDGTWVFDGDALRLTPGRDKNVSLFRKTLGELVLPLGALAGVSFEQGKKAGRLRLRLRDGADPLLHATGGRLTEPNDPYQLIVESDRYGVAEYFVDEVRNALLLDEVPADPVDAYLVPSPSLPLSVSAGDATASFDGERVRLEWNWKTEDAKAAAGTRSLALADITAVEWHPAAGLENGHLRFTVRNASTKAPPKYDPNAVELWGFKKDPLMALVAAAVQARLPHPARATADVPQARRELPAPPAASASAEDDHDALLRRLRELGELHRTGVLTEEEFTMAKQAVLKRM from the coding sequence ATGGCGGAAATCATCCAGAAGGACGGCACGTGGGTCTTCGACGGCGACGCACTGCGGCTGACTCCCGGACGGGACAAGAACGTCAGCCTGTTCCGCAAGACGCTGGGTGAACTGGTGCTCCCGCTGGGGGCGTTGGCGGGGGTCTCCTTCGAGCAGGGTAAGAAGGCCGGCCGGCTCCGGCTGCGCCTGCGCGACGGCGCCGACCCGCTGCTGCACGCCACCGGCGGCCGGCTGACCGAGCCCAACGACCCGTACCAGCTCATCGTGGAGTCCGACCGCTACGGCGTCGCGGAGTACTTCGTGGACGAGGTGCGCAACGCCCTGCTGCTGGACGAGGTGCCGGCCGACCCGGTCGACGCGTATCTGGTGCCGAGCCCCTCACTCCCGCTGTCCGTCTCCGCCGGGGACGCCACCGCCAGCTTCGACGGCGAGCGGGTCCGTCTGGAGTGGAACTGGAAGACGGAGGACGCCAAGGCCGCCGCCGGCACCCGCTCCCTCGCGCTGGCCGACATCACGGCCGTGGAGTGGCATCCGGCGGCGGGCCTGGAGAACGGCCATCTCCGCTTCACCGTCAGGAACGCCTCCACCAAGGCCCCGCCCAAGTACGACCCCAACGCCGTGGAGCTGTGGGGCTTCAAGAAGGACCCGCTGATGGCCCTGGTCGCGGCGGCGGTCCAGGCCCGCCTGCCGCATCCGGCCAGGGCCACCGCGGACGTACCTCAGGCGCGGAGGGAACTCCCCGCTCCCCCGGCCGCGTCCGCTTCCGCCGAGGACGACCACGACGCGCTCCTGCGCCGCCTGCGCGAACTCGGCGAGCTCCATCGCACCGGCGTACTGACGGAGGAGGAGTTCACGATGGCCAAGCAGGCGGTGCTGAAGCGGATGTAG
- a CDS encoding GNAT family N-acetyltransferase, producing MSIGTFTIRALDPLKDAELLHRWVTDPKAAFWMMQDAKLQDVEREYMRIAAHEHHHAFLGLHDGEPAFLMESYDPRYVELVGLYEPEPGDVGMHFLVAPTDRPIHGFTKAVITAVMDELFADPRTRRVVVEPDVGNKAVHALNEAVGFVPVREIDKPEKRALLSFCTREDFLAARGVAV from the coding sequence ATGAGCATCGGCACGTTCACCATCCGCGCACTCGACCCGCTCAAGGACGCCGAGCTGCTGCACCGCTGGGTCACCGACCCCAAGGCCGCCTTCTGGATGATGCAGGACGCGAAACTCCAGGACGTCGAGCGCGAGTACATGCGCATCGCTGCCCATGAGCACCACCACGCCTTCCTCGGCCTGCACGACGGCGAACCGGCCTTCCTGATGGAGAGCTACGACCCCCGGTACGTGGAGCTGGTCGGCCTGTACGAGCCCGAGCCCGGCGACGTCGGCATGCACTTCCTGGTCGCGCCGACCGACCGGCCGATCCACGGCTTCACCAAGGCGGTCATCACCGCCGTCATGGACGAACTGTTCGCCGACCCGCGCACCCGCCGGGTCGTGGTGGAGCCCGACGTCGGCAACAAGGCCGTGCACGCCCTGAACGAGGCCGTCGGCTTTGTGCCCGTCCGTGAGATCGACAAGCCGGAGAAGCGCGCGCTGCTCAGCTTCTGCACGCGTGAGGACTTCCTGGCCGCCCGAGGAGTTGCCGTATGA
- a CDS encoding IucA/IucC family protein — MTLSDAVAHLSPHRWARANRLLIRKALAEFAHERLITPESAGAGEYVVRSDDGLTRYTFTAVLRALDHWQVDADSITRHRDGAELPLAALDFFIELQKSLGLSDEVLPVYLEEISSTLSGTCYKLTKPEVTVAELAGSGFQAIETGMTEGHPCFVANNGRLGFGIHEYLSYAPETASPIRLVWLAAHRSRAAFTAGVGIDYETFVRDELGAETVERFHGVLRERDLDPADYLFIPVHPWQWWNKLTVTFAAEVARGYLVCLGEGDDEYLAQQSIRTFFNTSSPEKHYVKTALSVINMGFMRGLSAAYMEATPAINDWLAQLIDNDPVLRATGLSIIRERAAVGYRHLEYEAATDRYSPYRKMLAALWRESPVSSLREGESLATMASLVHVDHEGASFAGALIEQSGLTPTEWLRRYLKAYFTPLLHSFYAYDLVYMPHGENVILVLRDGVVERAIYKDIAEEIAVMDPDAVLPPTVERLRVDVPEDKKLLSIFTDVFDCFFRFLAANLATEGILQEDDFWRTVAEVTRDYQHSVPELADKFKQYDMFAPEFALSCLNRLQLRDNKQMVDLSDPAGALQLVGTLKNPIAGL, encoded by the coding sequence ATGACCCTGTCCGACGCCGTAGCGCATCTGTCCCCCCACCGCTGGGCGCGGGCCAACCGCCTCCTGATCCGCAAGGCACTCGCCGAGTTCGCGCACGAGCGGCTCATCACGCCGGAGTCCGCCGGCGCCGGCGAGTACGTCGTCCGCAGCGACGACGGCCTGACCCGGTACACCTTCACCGCGGTGCTGCGCGCGCTCGACCACTGGCAGGTCGACGCCGACTCGATCACCCGGCACCGGGACGGGGCCGAACTCCCGCTCGCCGCCCTGGACTTCTTCATCGAGCTCCAGAAGTCCCTCGGCCTGAGCGACGAGGTCCTGCCGGTCTACCTGGAGGAGATCTCCTCCACCCTCTCCGGCACCTGCTACAAGCTCACCAAGCCCGAGGTCACGGTCGCCGAGCTGGCCGGGTCCGGGTTCCAGGCCATCGAGACCGGCATGACCGAGGGCCATCCCTGCTTCGTCGCCAACAACGGACGGCTCGGCTTCGGCATCCACGAGTACCTGTCGTACGCCCCGGAGACCGCGAGCCCGATCCGGCTGGTGTGGCTCGCGGCCCACCGCTCGCGCGCCGCGTTCACGGCCGGTGTCGGCATCGACTACGAGACCTTCGTGCGCGACGAGCTGGGCGCGGAGACCGTCGAGCGCTTCCACGGCGTCCTGCGCGAGCGGGACCTCGACCCGGCCGACTACCTCTTCATCCCCGTCCACCCCTGGCAGTGGTGGAACAAGCTCACGGTCACCTTCGCCGCCGAGGTCGCCCGCGGCTACCTGGTCTGCCTGGGCGAGGGCGACGACGAGTACCTGGCCCAGCAGTCCATCCGGACCTTCTTCAACACCTCCAGCCCCGAGAAGCACTATGTGAAGACGGCCCTGTCCGTCATCAACATGGGCTTCATGCGCGGTCTTTCGGCGGCCTACATGGAGGCCACGCCCGCGATCAACGACTGGCTGGCCCAGCTCATCGACAACGACCCGGTCCTCAGGGCCACCGGTCTGTCGATCATCCGCGAGCGTGCCGCCGTCGGCTACCGGCACCTGGAGTACGAGGCCGCGACGGACCGCTACTCGCCGTACCGCAAGATGCTCGCGGCCCTGTGGCGCGAGAGCCCGGTGTCCTCCCTGCGCGAGGGCGAGTCACTGGCCACCATGGCCTCCCTCGTCCACGTCGACCACGAGGGCGCCTCCTTCGCGGGCGCGCTGATCGAGCAGTCGGGTCTGACGCCGACGGAGTGGCTGCGCCGCTACCTGAAGGCGTACTTCACCCCGCTGCTGCACAGCTTCTACGCCTACGACCTGGTGTACATGCCGCACGGCGAGAACGTCATCCTCGTCCTGAGGGACGGCGTCGTGGAGCGGGCGATCTACAAGGACATCGCCGAGGAGATCGCCGTCATGGACCCGGACGCGGTGCTGCCGCCGACGGTCGAGCGGCTGCGCGTGGACGTGCCGGAGGACAAGAAGCTCCTGTCGATCTTCACGGACGTCTTCGACTGCTTCTTCCGCTTCCTCGCCGCGAACCTCGCGACCGAGGGGATCCTTCAGGAGGACGACTTCTGGCGCACGGTCGCCGAGGTCACCCGGGACTACCAGCACTCGGTGCCCGAACTCGCCGACAAGTTCAAGCAGTACGACATGTTCGCCCCCGAGTTTGCCCTGTCCTGCCTCAACCGCCTCCAGCTGCGCGACAACAAGCAGATGGTGGACCTGTCGGACCCGGCGGGCGCCCTCCAGCTGGTCGGCACCCTGAAGAACCCGATAGCGGGCCTGTAG
- the glmS gene encoding glutamine--fructose-6-phosphate transaminase (isomerizing), with translation MCGIVGYIGKRDVAPLLLEGLQRLEYRGYDSAGVVVSSPKAPALKMVKAKGRVRDLEAKVPARFKGTTGIAHTRWATHGAPSDVNAHPHLDAEGKVAVVHNGIIDNASDLRRKLEADGVEFLSETDTEVLVHLISRSQAEKLEDKVRETLRLIEGTYGIAVLHADFPDRIVVARNGSPVVLGIGEKEMFVASDIAALVAHTRQIVTLDDGEMATLKADDFRTYTTEGTRTTAEPTTVEWEAASYDMGGHDTYMHKEIHEQADAVDRVLRGRIDDRFSTVHLGGLNLDAREARQIRRVKILGCGTSYHAGMIGAQMIEELARIPADAEPASEFRYRNAVVDPDTLYIAVSQSGETYDVLAAVQELKRKGARVLGVVNVVGSAIAREADGGIYVHAGPEVCVVSTKCFTNTTVAFALLALHLGRTRDLSVRDGKRIIEGLRKLPAQIAEMLEQEEEIKKLAQEYAEARSMLFIGRVRGYPVAREASLKLKEVSYIHAEAYPASELKHGPLALIEPALPTVAIVPDDDLLEKNRAAMEEIKARSGKILAVAHQHQEKADQTIVVPKNEDELDPILMGIPLQLLAYHTALALGRDIDKPRNLAKSVTVE, from the coding sequence ATGTGCGGAATCGTCGGATACATCGGGAAGCGTGACGTGGCCCCCCTCCTGCTGGAGGGCCTCCAGCGCCTGGAGTACCGCGGCTACGACTCGGCCGGCGTGGTCGTCTCCTCCCCGAAGGCGCCCGCCCTGAAGATGGTCAAGGCCAAGGGCCGGGTCCGTGACCTGGAGGCCAAGGTCCCGGCGCGCTTCAAGGGCACCACCGGTATCGCCCACACCCGCTGGGCCACCCACGGCGCCCCCTCCGACGTGAACGCCCACCCGCACCTGGACGCCGAGGGCAAGGTCGCCGTCGTCCACAACGGCATCATCGACAACGCCTCCGACCTGCGGCGCAAGCTGGAGGCCGACGGCGTCGAGTTCCTCTCCGAGACCGACACCGAGGTCCTCGTCCACCTCATCTCCCGCTCGCAGGCGGAGAAGCTGGAGGACAAGGTCCGCGAGACGCTGCGCCTCATCGAGGGCACGTACGGCATCGCGGTGCTGCACGCCGACTTCCCGGACCGCATCGTGGTCGCCCGCAACGGCTCCCCGGTCGTCCTCGGCATCGGCGAGAAGGAGATGTTCGTCGCCTCGGACATCGCCGCGCTGGTCGCCCACACCCGGCAGATAGTGACCCTCGACGACGGCGAGATGGCCACCCTCAAGGCCGACGACTTCCGCACCTACACGACGGAGGGCACGCGCACGACCGCCGAGCCCACCACCGTCGAGTGGGAGGCCGCCTCCTACGACATGGGCGGCCACGACACCTACATGCACAAGGAGATCCACGAGCAGGCCGACGCCGTGGACCGCGTGCTGCGCGGCCGCATCGACGACCGCTTCTCCACCGTGCACCTCGGCGGCCTCAACCTGGACGCCCGCGAGGCCCGCCAGATCCGCCGGGTGAAGATCCTCGGCTGCGGCACCTCGTACCACGCGGGCATGATCGGCGCCCAGATGATCGAGGAGCTGGCCCGCATCCCCGCGGACGCCGAGCCGGCCTCGGAGTTCCGCTACCGCAACGCGGTCGTGGACCCCGACACGCTCTACATCGCCGTCTCCCAGTCCGGCGAGACCTACGACGTCCTCGCGGCCGTCCAGGAGCTGAAGCGCAAGGGCGCCCGGGTGCTGGGCGTCGTGAACGTCGTCGGTTCCGCCATCGCCCGCGAGGCCGACGGCGGCATCTACGTCCACGCAGGCCCCGAGGTCTGCGTGGTCTCCACGAAGTGCTTCACCAACACCACGGTGGCCTTCGCCCTGCTCGCCCTGCACCTGGGCCGCACCCGCGACCTCTCGGTCCGCGACGGCAAGCGGATCATCGAGGGCCTGCGCAAGCTGCCCGCCCAGATCGCCGAGATGCTGGAGCAGGAGGAGGAGATCAAGAAGCTGGCCCAGGAGTACGCCGAGGCCCGCTCGATGCTCTTCATCGGCCGTGTCCGGGGCTACCCGGTCGCCCGCGAGGCCTCCCTGAAGCTCAAGGAGGTCTCCTACATCCACGCCGAGGCCTACCCCGCCTCCGAGCTGAAGCACGGCCCGCTGGCCCTCATCGAGCCGGCGCTCCCCACGGTCGCGATCGTCCCCGACGACGACCTGCTGGAGAAGAACCGCGCCGCCATGGAGGAGATCAAGGCCCGCAGCGGCAAGATCCTCGCGGTGGCCCACCAGCACCAGGAGAAGGCCGACCAGACGATCGTCGTCCCGAAGAACGAGGACGAACTCGACCCGATCCTGATGGGCATCCCCCTCCAACTCCTCGCCTACCACACGGCCTTGGCCCTGGGCCGAGACATCGACAAGCCGAGGAACCTGGCGAAGTCGG
- a CDS encoding beta-N-acetylhexosaminidase, which yields MRQHHRTLRLLGSLLLVAMGASVTGAAPAQAAPPTPLDLVVPAPASVTPGATPYRITRDTQIRVDDSRESRRVGEYLAGILRPSTGYRLPVTDGGAGGIQLRLSKGSFGAEGYRLDSGRKGVTITAAAPAGLFHGVQTLRQLLPAAAEKDSVQPGPWLVAGGTIKDTPRYGWRGAMLDVSRHFFTVDQVKRYIDQLALYKINKLHLHLSDDQGWRIAIDSWPRLAAHGGSTQVGGGPGGYYTKADYKEIVRYATSRYLEVVPEIDMPGHTNAALASYAELNCDGVAPPLYTGTEVGFSSLCVNKEITYDFVDDVIRELAALTPGRYLHIGGDEAHSTSHADYVKFMDRVQPLVAKYGKTVIGWHQLTGATPAKGALAQYWGLDDTSAQEKEQVARAAQNGTGVILSPADRIYLDMKYTADTPLGLDWAGLVEVKRSYDWDPGDYLPGAPASAIRGVEAPLWSETLTKSDDIEYMAFPRLPGVAELGWSPAATHDWDAYKVRLAAQAERWEALGIDFYRSPQVPWPAA from the coding sequence GTGAGACAGCACCACAGAACGCTCCGCCTTCTCGGTTCCCTGCTGCTGGTCGCGATGGGCGCCTCGGTGACAGGAGCAGCCCCCGCCCAGGCGGCACCCCCCACCCCGCTGGACCTCGTGGTCCCCGCGCCCGCGTCGGTCACCCCGGGCGCGACCCCCTACCGGATCACCCGCGACACCCAGATCCGGGTCGACGACTCCCGCGAGAGCCGCCGCGTCGGCGAGTACCTCGCGGGCATCCTCCGCCCCTCCACCGGCTACCGCCTCCCGGTCACCGACGGCGGCGCCGGAGGCATTCAACTCCGTCTGTCCAAAGGCTCGTTCGGGGCCGAGGGCTACCGCCTCGACAGCGGCCGCAAGGGCGTCACCATCACCGCCGCGGCCCCCGCCGGGCTCTTCCACGGCGTCCAGACCCTGCGCCAGCTGCTCCCGGCGGCCGCCGAGAAGGACTCCGTGCAGCCCGGCCCCTGGCTGGTCGCGGGCGGCACGATCAAGGACACCCCGCGCTACGGCTGGCGCGGCGCCATGCTGGACGTCTCCCGGCACTTCTTCACCGTCGACCAGGTCAAGCGCTACATCGACCAGCTCGCCCTGTACAAGATCAACAAGCTGCATCTGCACCTCAGCGACGACCAGGGCTGGCGCATCGCCATCGACTCCTGGCCGCGCCTGGCGGCCCACGGCGGCTCGACCCAGGTCGGCGGCGGCCCCGGCGGGTACTACACCAAGGCGGACTACAAGGAGATCGTCCGCTACGCGACCTCCCGCTACCTGGAGGTCGTCCCGGAGATCGACATGCCGGGCCACACCAACGCGGCGCTGGCCTCCTACGCCGAACTCAACTGCGACGGCGTCGCACCGCCGCTCTACACCGGCACCGAGGTCGGCTTCAGCTCGCTGTGCGTGAACAAGGAGATCACGTACGACTTCGTGGACGACGTGATCCGCGAGCTCGCCGCGCTCACCCCGGGCAGGTACCTGCACATCGGCGGCGACGAGGCGCACTCCACCAGCCACGCGGACTATGTGAAGTTCATGGACCGCGTGCAGCCGCTCGTCGCCAAGTACGGCAAGACCGTGATCGGCTGGCACCAGCTGACCGGGGCGACCCCGGCCAAGGGCGCACTCGCGCAGTACTGGGGGCTGGACGACACCAGTGCGCAGGAGAAGGAGCAGGTCGCCAGGGCCGCACAGAACGGCACCGGCGTCATTCTGTCTCCGGCCGACCGGATCTACCTCGACATGAAGTACACCGCCGACACACCCCTGGGCCTCGACTGGGCCGGTCTTGTCGAGGTGAAGCGGTCGTACGACTGGGACCCGGGCGACTATCTGCCGGGGGCGCCGGCTTCGGCGATCCGGGGTGTCGAGGCGCCACTGTGGTCGGAGACGCTCACCAAGTCCGACGACATCGAGTACATGGCGTTCCCGAGGCTGCCGGGGGTGGCCGAGCTGGGGTGGTCACCGGCTGCCACGCACGACTGGGACGCCTACAAGGTGCGGCTCGCTGCGCAGGCTGAGCGGTGGGAGGCGTTGGGGATCGACTTCTACCGGTCGCCGCAGGTTCCCTGGCCCGCCGCGTAG
- a CDS encoding purple acid phosphatase family protein: protein MGVPQQLAERMSMAEQHEYLRAKFSRRTMIRGGAVTLGAVAGGTFVPGATAQAATRTQPLTQTETVDGALVAPFGRHLAYGNDASTEMTVSWQVPVAVKKPFVRIGAHPWDLSRKIEAEVRSLHTPAGVGASADHTQYYVHARLTHLKPGRTYYYGVGHQGFDPAEPHLLGTLGTFTTAPAGKKPFTFTAFGDQGVSYHALANDSLILGQNPAFHLHAGDIAYGDPAGQGKTSDTGFDSRTWDQFLYQTESVAKSVPWMVSYGNHDMEAWYSPNGYGGEEARFTLPDNGPDRKNLPGVYSFVHGNTAIISLDPNDVSYEIPANLGISGGTQTKWFEAQLKKFRAAHDIDFVVVFFHHCAYCTSTAHASEGGVRQEWVPLFEKYQVDLVINGHNHQYERTDVIKGDEVVKKLPIGGTAYPETEGVVYVTAGAAGRSLYAFSAPDSYEGHENEVDSVASFVNLKDGKKNETVAWSRVRYLNYSFLRVDVNPAPRGRYATLKVQGIAETGDRIDHFTVARRAK from the coding sequence ATGGGTGTACCCCAGCAGCTGGCCGAGCGCATGAGCATGGCCGAACAGCACGAGTACCTGCGCGCCAAGTTCTCCCGGCGCACGATGATCAGAGGCGGCGCCGTCACCCTCGGCGCCGTCGCGGGCGGCACCTTCGTGCCCGGTGCCACCGCCCAGGCGGCCACCAGGACCCAGCCGCTCACGCAGACCGAGACCGTCGACGGCGCTCTCGTCGCCCCGTTCGGCCGCCACCTCGCCTACGGCAACGACGCGAGCACCGAGATGACCGTCTCGTGGCAGGTGCCGGTGGCCGTGAAGAAGCCGTTCGTCCGGATCGGCGCCCACCCCTGGGACCTCTCCCGCAAGATCGAGGCCGAGGTCCGCAGCCTCCACACGCCGGCCGGTGTCGGTGCCAGCGCCGACCACACCCAGTACTACGTCCATGCCAGGCTGACCCACCTCAAGCCGGGCCGGACGTACTACTACGGCGTCGGCCACCAGGGCTTCGACCCCGCCGAGCCGCACCTGCTCGGCACCCTGGGCACCTTCACCACCGCCCCCGCCGGCAAGAAGCCGTTCACCTTCACGGCCTTCGGCGACCAGGGCGTCAGCTACCACGCGCTGGCCAACGACAGCCTGATCCTCGGCCAGAACCCGGCCTTCCATCTGCACGCGGGCGACATCGCCTACGGCGACCCGGCCGGGCAGGGCAAGACCTCCGACACCGGCTTCGACTCGCGCACCTGGGACCAGTTCCTGTACCAGACCGAGTCCGTCGCCAAGTCGGTCCCGTGGATGGTGTCGTACGGCAACCACGACATGGAGGCCTGGTACTCGCCCAACGGCTACGGCGGCGAGGAGGCCCGCTTCACGCTCCCCGACAACGGGCCGGACCGGAAGAACCTGCCGGGCGTCTACTCCTTCGTCCACGGCAACACCGCGATCATCTCGCTCGACCCCAACGACGTGTCGTACGAGATCCCCGCGAACCTCGGCATCTCCGGGGGCACCCAGACCAAGTGGTTCGAGGCGCAGCTGAAGAAGTTCCGGGCCGCCCACGACATCGACTTCGTCGTCGTGTTCTTCCACCACTGCGCCTACTGCACCTCCACCGCGCACGCCTCGGAGGGGGGCGTGCGCCAGGAGTGGGTGCCGCTGTTCGAGAAGTACCAGGTGGATCTGGTCATCAACGGCCACAACCACCAGTACGAGCGGACGGATGTGATCAAGGGGGACGAGGTCGTCAAGAAGCTGCCGATCGGCGGCACGGCCTACCCCGAGACCGAGGGCGTCGTCTATGTCACGGCAGGCGCGGCCGGCCGCAGTCTGTACGCCTTCTCCGCGCCCGACTCCTACGAGGGCCACGAGAACGAGGTCGACTCCGTGGCCTCCTTCGTCAACCTCAAGGACGGCAAGAAGAACGAGACGGTCGCCTGGTCGCGCGTGCGCTACCTGAACTACTCGTTCCTGCGCGTCGACGTGAACCCCGCGCCGCGCGGCCGCTACGCCACCCTGAAGGTGCAGGGCATCGCGGAGACCGGTGACCGCATCGACCACTTCACGGTGGCCCGCAGGGCCAAGTAG
- a CDS encoding lysine N(6)-hydroxylase/L-ornithine N(5)-oxygenase family protein: MTARPENPTKTHDFVGIGLGPFNLGLACLTEPIDELDGVFLESKPDFEWHAGMFLDGAHLQTPFMSDLVTLADPTSPYSFLNYLKEKGRLYSFYIRENFYPLRVEYDDYCRWAAGKLSSIRFGTTVTEVTYQDEDAVYVVRTAAGDVYRARHLVLGTGTPPYIPESCRELGGDFLHNSRYLQHKAELQKKESITLVGSGQSAAEIYYDLLSEIDVHGYRLNWVTRSPRFFPLEYTKLTLEMTSPEYVDYFRELPEATRYRLTAEQKGLFKGIDGDLINEIFDLLYQKNLGGPVPTRLLTNSSLSGARHENGTYTLSFRQEEQGKDFELHSQGLVLATGYKYAEPEFLKPVRDRLVYDSHGNFDVARNYAVDVTGRGVFLQNAGVHTHSITSPDLGMGPYRNAYIIRELLGTEYYPVEKTIAFQEFSV; this comes from the coding sequence TTGACCGCGCGTCCTGAAAACCCGACCAAGACCCATGACTTCGTGGGGATCGGGCTCGGCCCGTTCAACCTCGGCCTCGCCTGCCTGACCGAGCCGATCGACGAGCTCGACGGTGTCTTCCTGGAGTCGAAGCCCGACTTCGAGTGGCACGCGGGCATGTTCCTGGACGGCGCCCACCTCCAGACCCCGTTCATGTCGGACCTGGTCACCCTGGCCGACCCGACCTCGCCGTACTCCTTCCTGAACTACCTGAAGGAGAAGGGCCGGCTGTACTCGTTCTACATCCGCGAGAACTTCTATCCGCTGCGGGTCGAGTACGACGACTACTGCCGCTGGGCCGCCGGCAAGCTGAGCAGCATCCGCTTCGGCACGACGGTGACGGAGGTGACGTACCAGGACGAGGACGCGGTCTACGTGGTGCGGACCGCCGCCGGTGACGTCTACCGCGCCCGCCACCTCGTCCTCGGCACGGGCACCCCGCCCTACATACCCGAGTCCTGCCGGGAGCTCGGCGGCGACTTCCTGCACAACTCCCGCTATCTCCAGCACAAGGCGGAGCTGCAGAAGAAGGAGTCGATCACGCTGGTCGGCTCCGGTCAGTCCGCGGCCGAGATCTACTACGACCTGCTCAGCGAGATCGACGTCCACGGCTACCGGCTGAACTGGGTCACCCGCTCCCCGCGGTTCTTCCCGCTGGAGTACACCAAGCTCACGCTGGAGATGACCTCCCCGGAGTACGTCGACTACTTCCGCGAGCTGCCCGAGGCGACCCGCTACCGGCTCACCGCCGAGCAGAAGGGCCTGTTCAAGGGCATCGACGGCGACCTGATCAACGAGATCTTCGACCTGCTCTACCAGAAGAACCTCGGCGGCCCGGTCCCGACGCGGCTGCTCACCAACTCCTCGCTGAGCGGCGCGCGGCACGAGAACGGCACGTACACGCTGTCCTTCCGCCAGGAGGAGCAGGGGAAGGACTTCGAGCTCCACTCCCAGGGCCTGGTCCTGGCCACCGGCTACAAGTACGCCGAGCCGGAGTTCCTGAAGCCGGTGCGCGACCGCCTGGTCTACGACTCCCACGGCAACTTCGACGTCGCCCGCAACTACGCCGTCGACGTCACCGGCCGCGGCGTCTTCCTCCAGAACGCCGGCGTCCACACCCACAGCATCACCAGCCCGGACCTCGGGATGGGCCCGTACCGGAACGCGTACATCATCCGCGAGCTGCTCGGCACCGAGTACTACCCGGTCGAGAAGACGATCGCGTTCCAGGAGTTCTCGGTATGA
- the desA gene encoding lysine decarboxylase DesA, whose protein sequence is MRSHLLNDTTAERYRSSVTEGIERVAAKLAATDRPFTGVTVDALAPAIDAIDLDKPLLDTAAVLDELEDVYLRDAIYFHHPRYLAHLNCPVVIPAVLGEAILSAVNSSLDTWDQSAGGTLIERKLIDWTTARIGLGENADGVFTSGGTQSNLQALLLAREEAKSDSFAELRIFASEVSHFSVKKSAKLLGLSQDAVVSIPVGHDKRMQTVALAHELERCRKDGLVPMAVVATAGTTDFGSIDPLPEIAELCEQFDTWMHVDAAYGCGLLASVKYRGRIDGIERADSVTVDYHKSFFQPVSSSAVLVRDASTLRHATYHAEYLNPKRMVQERIPNQVDKSLQTTRRFDALKLWMTLRTMGADGIGQLFDEVCDLAVEGWQLLAADPRFDVVVEPTLSTLVFRYIPAAVTDPAEIDRANLYARKALFASGDAVVAGTKVQGRHYLKFTLLNPETTAEDIAAVLDLIAGHAEQYLGESLDRAS, encoded by the coding sequence ATGCGCTCGCACCTGCTCAATGACACGACCGCGGAGCGGTACCGCAGCTCCGTGACCGAAGGTATAGAGCGGGTGGCAGCCAAACTCGCCGCCACCGACCGTCCGTTCACCGGTGTCACCGTCGACGCCCTCGCCCCGGCCATCGACGCGATCGACCTCGACAAGCCGCTGCTCGACACCGCCGCGGTGCTCGACGAGCTGGAGGACGTCTACCTCCGGGACGCGATCTACTTCCACCACCCCCGCTATCTCGCCCACCTCAACTGCCCGGTCGTCATCCCGGCCGTGCTCGGCGAGGCGATCCTCTCCGCCGTCAACTCCTCCCTGGACACCTGGGACCAGTCGGCCGGCGGCACCCTCATCGAGCGCAAGCTGATCGACTGGACGACGGCCCGAATAGGGCTCGGCGAGAACGCCGACGGTGTGTTCACCTCCGGCGGCACGCAGTCCAACCTCCAGGCGCTGCTGCTGGCGCGCGAGGAGGCCAAGTCCGACTCGTTCGCCGAACTGCGCATCTTCGCCTCCGAGGTCAGCCACTTCAGCGTGAAGAAGTCGGCGAAACTGCTCGGCCTGAGCCAGGACGCCGTCGTGTCGATCCCCGTCGGCCACGACAAGCGGATGCAGACCGTCGCGCTCGCCCATGAGCTGGAGCGCTGCAGGAAGGACGGCCTGGTCCCCATGGCGGTCGTCGCCACCGCCGGCACCACCGACTTCGGCTCCATCGACCCGCTGCCGGAGATCGCCGAGCTGTGCGAGCAGTTCGACACCTGGATGCACGTCGACGCCGCCTACGGCTGCGGTCTGCTCGCCTCCGTGAAGTACCGGGGCCGCATCGACGGCATCGAGCGCGCCGACTCGGTCACCGTCGACTACCACAAGTCCTTCTTCCAGCCCGTGAGTTCGTCCGCCGTACTGGTCCGCGACGCCTCGACGCTGCGCCACGCCACGTACCACGCGGAATACCTCAACCCGAAGCGCATGGTGCAGGAGCGCATCCCCAACCAGGTCGACAAGTCCCTCCAGACCACCCGCCGGTTCGACGCCCTCAAGCTGTGGATGACGCTGCGCACGATGGGCGCCGACGGCATCGGGCAGCTCTTCGACGAGGTCTGCGACCTGGCCGTCGAGGGCTGGCAGCTGCTGGCCGCCGACCCGCGCTTCGACGTGGTCGTGGAGCCCACGCTCTCCACCCTCGTCTTCCGCTACATCCCGGCCGCCGTCACCGACCCGGCCGAGATCGACCGCGCCAACCTGTACGCCCGCAAGGCCCTGTTCGCCTCCGGCGACGCGGTGGTCGCGGGCACGAAGGTCCAAGGCCGCCACTACCTGAAGTTCACCTTGCTCAACCCCGAGACGACGGCCGAGGACATCGCCGCCGTTCTCGACCTGATCGCCGGCCACGCCGAGCAGTACCTGGGAGAGTCCCTTGACCGCGCGTCCTGA